Proteins encoded by one window of Salvia splendens isolate huo1 chromosome 5, SspV2, whole genome shotgun sequence:
- the LOC121802188 gene encoding probable GMP synthase [glutamine-hydrolyzing] — MNFTESEARPVLGPARNQARSVELRKPIVKQKSVDTQKPPEAKGNMSPAALQWPEKILSPVGSRQNAGSAASILRQRQPNLSMNASCSSDASTESSHSRASTGRISRRTANSELIKRKPQCSSRGGKFESDDGLLDGSLVKERCAWVTSNTDPLYAAFHDEEWGLPEHDDKKLFELLSFSTALAEITWPVILSKRHIFRDVFIDFDPIAVSKLNEKKIAAPGSTSSSLLPELKLQAIIENARHVCKIIDEVGSFDKYIWGFVNHKPIVSNFRYPRQVPIKTSKADTISKDLVRRGFRGVGPTVVYSFMQVAGITNDHLISCFKYHDCINAVDLKDSTEVTCKNEGKLAEDLAQLELSNDLNLSR, encoded by the exons ATGAATTTTACCGAATCTGAGGCTCGGCCAGTGCTTGGACCAGCAAGAAATCAAGCCAGATCCGTTGAATTGAGAAAACCAATTGTTAAGCAGAAGAGTGTTGATACGCAGAAGCCACCGGAGGCAAAGGGGAACATGTCTCCGGCGGCATTGCAGTGGCCGGAGAAAATTCTGTCGCCTGTGGGATCCAGGCAGAATGCAGGCAGTGCTGCCTCCATTCTGAGGCAGCGCCAGCCGAATTTGTCGATGAATGCTTCTTGTTCTTCCGATGCTTCGACGGAGTCCTCTCATAGTAGGGCGTCGACTGGGAGGATTAGCCGACGAACTGCGAATTCTGAGCTGATAAAGAGGAAGCCGCAATGCAGCTCGAGAGGGGGGAAATTTGAGAGTGATGATGGATTATTGGATGGCTCTTTGGTGAAGGAAAGGTGTGCTTGGGTGACTTCAAACACTG ATCCACTGTATGCTGCTTTCCATGATGAAGAGTGGGGTCTTCCAGAGCACGATGACAA GAAACTTTTTGAATTGCTTAGCTTTTCCACTGCATTGGCCGAAATAACATGGCCTGTTATTCTTAGCAAAAGGCATATATTTAG AGATGTCTTCATCGACTTTGATCCAATTGCTGTGTCAAAATTGAATGAGAAGAAAATCGCCGCACCAGGAAGTACTTCCAGCTCTCTTCTGCCTGAACTGAAGCTGCAGGCTATTATTGAAAATGCACGTCATGTTTGTAAA ATAATTGATGAAGTAGGGTCTTTTGACAAGTACATTTGGGGTTTTGTGAACCACAAACCTATTGTTAGTAATTTCCGTTATCCTCGTCAAGTTCCAATTAAAACATCGAAAGCTGATACCATCAGCAAAGACCTCGTGAGAAGAGGATTCCGTGGAGTTGGACCTACAGTCGTTTATTCATTTATGCAAGTTGCTGGAATCACAAACGATCACCTCATAAGTTGTTTCAAATATCACGACTGCATAAATGCGGTTGATTTGAAAGATTCAACTGAGGTGACATGCAAGAATGAAGGGAAGCTAGCTGAAGATCTAGCCCAATTAGAACTGTCCAATGATTTGAATCTGTCAAGGTAG